The following are encoded together in the Methylorubrum sp. B1-46 genome:
- a CDS encoding anti-sigma factor, translating to MTASDPRPVGEDDLHAFVDGRLDPGRRARVEAWLAAHPEAAARVAADREVRERLRARLAPVADEPIPARLRIANLAGSRRMRLPRRWPSAAAAALLLALGGAAGWAGRGAVPGPGAHAEPMTQAAVSAFRTYVVEAAHPVEVRADGSTDLVRWLSARLGRPVTVPDLRAQGFRLMGGRLLPAGDEPAAMLMYDDDRGTRLTLYSRAGPTGGRGVFRYARADDVAAFSWIDAGMSYVVTARTDEARLLRVAEAVDAQVSGKREVAR from the coding sequence ATGACCGCGTCCGACCCGCGTCCCGTCGGCGAGGACGACCTGCACGCCTTTGTGGACGGACGGCTCGATCCGGGCCGCCGCGCCCGCGTCGAGGCGTGGCTCGCCGCGCATCCGGAGGCAGCCGCCCGGGTCGCCGCCGACCGGGAGGTGCGGGAACGCCTGCGGGCGCGCCTCGCGCCCGTGGCGGACGAGCCGATCCCCGCCCGCCTGCGCATCGCGAACCTCGCAGGCTCGCGCCGGATGCGCCTCCCGCGTCGGTGGCCGAGCGCGGCGGCGGCGGCGCTCCTGCTCGCCCTCGGCGGCGCGGCCGGGTGGGCCGGGCGCGGCGCCGTGCCGGGCCCGGGCGCCCACGCCGAACCGATGACGCAGGCGGCCGTCTCCGCCTTCCGCACCTACGTGGTCGAGGCCGCCCATCCGGTCGAGGTCCGCGCCGACGGCTCGACCGACCTCGTGCGATGGCTCAGCGCGCGCCTGGGCCGGCCCGTCACCGTGCCGGACCTGCGGGCGCAGGGATTCCGGCTCATGGGCGGGCGCCTGCTCCCCGCCGGAGACGAGCCGGCGGCGATGCTGATGTACGACGACGACCGGGGCACCCGCCTGACCCTGTACAGCCGGGCCGGGCCGACCGGCGGGCGCGGCGTGTTCCGCTACGCCCGCGCCGACGACGTGGCCGCCTTCTCGTGGATCGATGCCGGGATGTCCTACGTGGTGACGGCCCGCACGGACGAGGCGCGGCTGCTCCGGGTCGCCGAGGCGGTCGATGCGCAGGTCTCGGGCAAGCGCGAAGTCGCGCGGTGA
- a CDS encoding DUF305 domain-containing protein, producing the protein MRGAPTAILITLFMAGGVLGGGMMMRAGHAETAPGGFDAMMAQSMARMHADMAVSPSGDPDRDFAAMMIPHHQGAIEMAKAELAYGRDPVLRRLAQGIVVEQAQEIEVMRRALAERPVAQTPPTQPPARHHH; encoded by the coding sequence ATGCGCGGAGCACCGACGGCGATCCTCATCACCTTGTTCATGGCCGGGGGTGTCCTGGGCGGCGGCATGATGATGCGCGCCGGGCATGCGGAGACCGCCCCCGGCGGCTTCGATGCGATGATGGCCCAATCGATGGCGCGGATGCACGCGGACATGGCGGTGTCGCCGTCCGGCGACCCCGACCGGGATTTCGCCGCCATGATGATCCCGCACCATCAGGGCGCGATCGAGATGGCGAAGGCCGAACTCGCATACGGCCGCGACCCGGTCCTGCGTCGGCTCGCGCAGGGCATCGTCGTCGAGCAGGCGCAGGAGATCGAGGTCATGCGCCGCGCCCTCGCCGAGCGACCGGTCGCGCAGACCCCACCGACGCAGCCGCCGGCCCGCCACCACCACTGA
- a CDS encoding sigma-70 family RNA polymerase sigma factor, producing the protein MDDLAVLIEPQIPALRRYATALLRQREAADDLVQDTLERAIRAWPQRREGDLRAWLFAILRNRYLEGVRRRRGIEVGPEALMEIAEVGVDPEAAVGARDVLDGIAALPEEQRSVLLLVAVEDMSYAEVAAVLAIPVGTVMSRLSRARGRLRAFLDRAPTIVTGHLRRVK; encoded by the coding sequence TTGGACGACCTCGCCGTCCTGATCGAACCGCAGATTCCGGCCCTGCGGCGCTACGCGACCGCGCTGCTGCGGCAGCGCGAAGCAGCCGACGACCTCGTCCAGGACACGCTGGAACGGGCGATCCGCGCCTGGCCGCAGCGCCGCGAGGGCGATCTGCGGGCGTGGCTGTTCGCGATCCTGCGCAACCGCTACCTCGAAGGCGTGCGCCGCCGCCGGGGCATCGAGGTCGGCCCGGAGGCGCTGATGGAGATCGCGGAGGTCGGGGTCGATCCCGAGGCGGCCGTGGGCGCGCGGGACGTGCTCGACGGGATCGCCGCGCTTCCCGAGGAGCAGCGGTCCGTCCTGCTCCTCGTCGCGGTCGAGGACATGTCCTATGCCGAGGTCGCCGCCGTGCTCGCGATCCCCGTCGGCACGGTGATGTCGCGCCTCAGCCGGGCGCGCGGCCGGTTGCGCGCCTTCCTCGACCGGGCTCCCACGATCGTCACCGGGCATCTGCGGAGGGTGAAATGA
- a CDS encoding transcriptional regulator, translated as MPVVVRVVDDADVVERLRAAVAAAGSQRAYALAAGLNEGDLSSALSGRRPPSTPLRRAVGVEQALVLREGVL; from the coding sequence TTGCCTGTCGTCGTCCGCGTCGTGGACGACGCCGATGTCGTTGAGCGCCTCCGCGCCGCGGTCGCCGCCGCCGGCTCTCAGCGCGCCTACGCCCTCGCAGCGGGCCTCAACGAGGGCGATCTCTCGTCCGCATTGAGCGGCCGCCGTCCGCCCTCGACGCCCCTCCGCCGAGCGGTCGGCGTCGAGCAGGCCCTCGTGCTGCGGGAGGGCGTGCTGTGA
- a CDS encoding molybdopterin-dependent oxidoreductase, with the protein MLDRRDLIRRAGLTALAGLGGGSFASLRALAGDTTTLPFGNGERPLVAYPGKRPLLQMTARPPQLETPFSVFDEGAITPNDAFFVRYHLADIPTEIDPETYRVAIKGHVEKEVSLSLADLKAMPTTEIVAVNQCSGNSRGFFEPRMAGGQLANGAMGCARWTGVPLKAVLDKAGVKAGAVEVAFTGLDGPVIPETPDFAKSLKLDHARDGQVMLAWGMNGQDLPWLNGYPLRLVVPGFYGTYWVKHLESISVLDKSFDGFWMQKAYRIPDNDCACTQPGKAADKTVPINRFTVRSFLTNLTDGADVKAGRTPLRGIAFDGGSGIKSVAVSTDDGKTWAEARLGQDLGPYAFRPWTLDAELSQGAHAIRVRATANDGASQPMEPRWNPAGYLRNVVETTRVRAA; encoded by the coding sequence ATGCTCGACAGACGCGATCTCATCAGGCGGGCGGGTCTCACCGCCCTGGCGGGCCTCGGCGGCGGCAGCTTCGCGTCGTTGCGGGCACTCGCGGGCGACACCACCACGCTGCCCTTCGGCAACGGCGAGCGGCCCCTGGTGGCCTATCCGGGCAAGCGCCCGCTGCTCCAGATGACCGCGCGCCCGCCGCAACTGGAGACCCCGTTCTCGGTGTTCGACGAGGGCGCCATCACGCCCAACGACGCGTTCTTCGTGCGCTACCACCTCGCCGACATCCCGACCGAGATCGACCCCGAGACCTACCGGGTTGCGATCAAGGGCCATGTCGAGAAGGAGGTCTCGCTCTCGCTCGCCGACCTGAAGGCGATGCCGACGACCGAGATCGTCGCGGTCAATCAGTGCTCGGGCAACTCTCGCGGCTTCTTCGAACCGCGCATGGCCGGCGGGCAGCTCGCCAACGGGGCGATGGGCTGCGCCCGATGGACCGGCGTGCCGCTGAAGGCGGTGCTCGACAAGGCCGGGGTGAAGGCGGGCGCCGTCGAGGTCGCCTTCACCGGCCTTGACGGCCCGGTGATCCCGGAGACGCCGGACTTCGCCAAGTCGCTCAAGCTCGACCACGCCCGCGACGGGCAGGTGATGCTCGCCTGGGGCATGAACGGGCAGGATCTGCCCTGGCTCAACGGCTATCCCCTGCGCCTCGTCGTGCCAGGATTCTACGGCACCTACTGGGTCAAGCACCTGGAGAGCATCAGCGTGCTCGACAAATCCTTCGACGGCTTCTGGATGCAGAAGGCCTATCGCATCCCCGACAACGACTGCGCCTGCACGCAACCCGGCAAGGCGGCGGACAAGACCGTGCCGATCAACCGCTTCACCGTGCGCTCCTTTCTCACCAACCTGACCGACGGGGCGGACGTGAAGGCCGGGCGCACGCCCTTGCGCGGCATCGCCTTCGATGGTGGCTCGGGAATCAAGTCGGTGGCGGTCTCGACCGACGACGGCAAGACCTGGGCGGAAGCGCGGCTCGGGCAGGATCTCGGCCCCTACGCCTTCCGGCCCTGGACCCTCGACGCGGAGCTATCGCAGGGGGCGCACGCGATCCGGGTGCGGGCAACCGCCAACGACGGGGCGAGCCAGCCGATGGAGCCGCGCTGGAACCCGGCCGGGTACCTGCGCAACGTGGTCGAGACCACCCGCGTGCGCGCGGCCTGA
- a CDS encoding molybdopterin-dependent oxidoreductase codes for MSSLTERMVRLIVHGERPYNAEPPLTRLRARYRTPAEDFYVRSHGDLPEIDAAAWRLSVDGAHVGPLDLSLADLRARFPEATVTATMQCAGNRRADMRAVAPVSGDPWDGGAIGTADWTGVRLGDVLRAAGVAPGANLHSDLHVAFESQDVVEGRPYGVSIPLAKAVAGETLLAFAMNGASLLPEHGFPVRAVVPGFAGVRSPKWLKRITVQDHPSTNPMQADDYKLFPPDVTAETANPAKGHTIETMPLNAAICEPARGARLKAGETTIRGYAIAGDRAIVRVDVSGDGGRSWHQATLEHEAGAPFAWTFWEIVLDLPSGERDLVVRAWDSAGQTQPARPDETWNFKGYLSASWHRVWVEVA; via the coding sequence ATGTCGAGCTTGACCGAGCGTATGGTGCGCCTGATCGTTCATGGGGAGCGCCCCTACAATGCCGAGCCACCGCTGACCCGCCTGCGGGCCCGTTACCGGACCCCTGCGGAAGACTTCTATGTCCGCTCCCACGGCGACCTGCCGGAGATCGACGCCGCCGCATGGCGCCTGTCCGTCGATGGCGCGCATGTCGGTCCCCTCGATCTGTCGCTGGCGGATCTGCGCGCGCGTTTTCCCGAGGCGACCGTCACGGCCACGATGCAGTGCGCCGGCAACCGCCGCGCCGATATGCGGGCGGTCGCCCCAGTCTCGGGCGATCCTTGGGACGGCGGCGCCATCGGGACGGCGGACTGGACCGGCGTCCGCCTCGGCGACGTCCTGCGTGCGGCGGGCGTAGCGCCAGGAGCGAACCTCCACTCGGACCTCCATGTGGCCTTCGAGAGCCAAGATGTGGTGGAGGGACGGCCCTACGGCGTCTCGATCCCGCTCGCCAAGGCGGTCGCCGGCGAGACACTGCTGGCCTTCGCGATGAACGGGGCATCGCTGTTGCCCGAGCACGGCTTCCCCGTGCGGGCCGTCGTGCCGGGCTTCGCGGGCGTGCGCAGCCCGAAATGGCTGAAGCGCATCACGGTGCAGGACCATCCCTCGACCAACCCGATGCAAGCCGACGACTACAAGCTGTTCCCGCCGGACGTGACGGCCGAGACCGCCAATCCCGCGAAAGGCCACACCATCGAAACGATGCCGCTCAACGCCGCGATCTGCGAGCCCGCGCGCGGAGCCCGGCTCAAGGCGGGCGAGACCACCATTCGCGGGTACGCCATCGCGGGAGATCGGGCGATCGTGCGCGTCGATGTCTCGGGCGATGGCGGTCGGTCCTGGCATCAAGCTACGCTGGAACACGAGGCCGGCGCTCCCTTCGCCTGGACGTTCTGGGAGATCGTGCTGGACCTTCCGTCCGGCGAGCGCGACCTCGTGGTGCGCGCCTGGGACAGCGCCGGGCAGACCCAGCCGGCGCGGCCGGACGAGACGTGGAACTTCAAGGGCTACCTCAGCGCCTCCTGGCACCGTGTGTGGGTCGAGGTCGCCTGA
- a CDS encoding YncE family protein produces MRHLIPATLLLALLGGTALAGQAPGPASAPDVPVGPRDRFYTSDQFSNTVSVIDPAANTLLGVIRLGDTTPANLSPLYRGQLLVHGMGFSPDRKTLLAVSIGSNSVSFIDTATNTVRRTTYVGRSPHEAFFTPDGREVWVSVRGEDYVAILDAGTGKETGRITVPNGPGMTIFSPDGRYGYVCSSFSPETVAIDVKSREIVGRIKQESPFCPDIAATPDGKQVWFTLKDVGRVQVFEATPPFKALKTIETGPITNHVNIARTKAGQFAYVTIGGLNQVKVFRTDDFSQVATIPTGALPHGLWPSGDGSRIYVGLENADAVAVIDTGSNAVIATIPIGQGPQGVAYVPDAVSEGAGAPNLQPLGAAGQSSTLTLAGPDGKAATQVTLFDQGVLQTLQAAVTGLTPKKPYVLALSADPKGAGPLEPLAAFMTNPAGAAIVNAVGPIRQVTQNANEAARRSLVIVEGKPGETGATVQTQAPR; encoded by the coding sequence ATGCGACACCTCATTCCGGCGACCCTGCTGCTCGCCCTCCTCGGCGGGACCGCGCTTGCGGGCCAGGCGCCGGGGCCCGCCTCGGCGCCGGACGTGCCGGTCGGCCCCCGCGACCGGTTCTACACCTCGGACCAGTTCTCCAACACGGTCTCGGTGATCGACCCAGCCGCCAATACGCTCCTAGGCGTGATCCGTCTCGGCGACACGACGCCCGCGAACCTGAGCCCGCTCTATCGCGGCCAGCTCCTGGTCCACGGCATGGGCTTCTCGCCCGACCGCAAGACCCTGCTCGCCGTCTCGATCGGCTCGAACTCGGTCAGCTTCATCGACACCGCCACCAACACTGTGCGCCGCACAACCTATGTCGGCCGCTCGCCGCACGAGGCGTTCTTCACGCCGGATGGGCGCGAGGTCTGGGTCAGCGTGCGCGGCGAGGACTACGTCGCGATCCTCGACGCGGGGACCGGCAAGGAGACGGGCCGGATCACGGTGCCAAACGGGCCCGGCATGACGATCTTCTCGCCCGACGGGCGTTACGGCTACGTCTGCTCCAGCTTCAGCCCCGAGACGGTCGCCATCGACGTGAAGAGCCGCGAGATCGTCGGGCGGATCAAGCAGGAGAGCCCGTTCTGCCCCGACATCGCGGCGACGCCCGACGGCAAGCAGGTGTGGTTCACCCTCAAGGACGTCGGCCGCGTCCAGGTGTTCGAGGCCACGCCGCCGTTCAAGGCGCTCAAGACCATCGAGACCGGACCGATCACCAACCACGTCAACATCGCGCGCACGAAGGCCGGGCAGTTCGCCTACGTGACGATCGGCGGCCTGAACCAAGTGAAGGTGTTCCGCACCGACGACTTCTCGCAGGTCGCGACGATTCCCACCGGCGCGCTCCCGCACGGCCTCTGGCCCTCGGGCGATGGTTCGCGGATCTATGTCGGCCTGGAGAATGCCGACGCGGTCGCGGTGATCGACACCGGCAGCAACGCGGTGATCGCCACCATCCCGATCGGCCAGGGGCCGCAGGGGGTGGCCTACGTCCCGGACGCGGTGTCGGAGGGAGCGGGTGCGCCGAACCTCCAGCCGCTGGGCGCGGCGGGCCAGTCGAGCACGCTGACGCTGGCCGGGCCGGATGGCAAGGCGGCCACGCAGGTCACGCTGTTCGACCAGGGCGTGTTGCAGACCCTGCAGGCGGCGGTGACGGGCCTCACGCCGAAGAAGCCCTACGTGCTGGCCCTCTCGGCCGATCCGAAGGGCGCCGGGCCGCTGGAGCCGCTGGCCGCCTTCATGACGAACCCGGCGGGCGCGGCCATCGTCAACGCCGTGGGCCCGATCCGGCAGGTGACGCAGAACGCGAACGAGGCCGCGCGGCGAAGCCTCGTCATCGTCGAGGGCAAGCCCGGCGAGACCGGCGCGACGGTCCAGACGCAGGCACCGCGCTGA
- a CDS encoding Crp/Fnr family transcriptional regulator, translating into MTDAQKVERWIDRFPLLQALSPAHLQIARGTVHFPVLDAGAIAYELNGECANYLMCLEGRTRIFRMSEGGREVLIYKVGPGGTCPLTTQCLLSGGTFPAQSVAEERTELAALPVGTFQHLIGDSAAFRRFVMDDYTRLMSGLFTLIDEVAFAPLKQRLAQRLLAEADPRGVAAVTHQKLADDVGSVREVVSRILAQWAEAGLIELRRGAVEIVDRTRLEAAGRR; encoded by the coding sequence ATGACGGATGCCCAAAAGGTCGAGCGGTGGATCGACCGGTTTCCGCTTCTTCAAGCTCTCAGCCCGGCGCATCTTCAGATCGCTCGGGGAACCGTGCATTTCCCGGTGCTGGATGCAGGCGCCATCGCCTACGAACTAAATGGCGAGTGTGCCAACTACCTGATGTGCCTGGAGGGACGCACGCGGATCTTCCGGATGTCGGAGGGCGGACGCGAGGTGCTGATCTACAAGGTTGGCCCGGGCGGCACCTGCCCCCTCACCACTCAGTGTCTCCTGTCCGGCGGCACCTTTCCGGCGCAGAGCGTGGCCGAGGAGCGGACCGAACTCGCGGCCCTGCCGGTCGGCACGTTCCAGCACCTGATCGGCGACAGCGCGGCGTTCCGCAGATTCGTCATGGATGACTACACGCGATTGATGTCCGGCCTGTTCACGCTGATCGACGAGGTCGCGTTCGCACCGCTAAAGCAGCGCCTCGCGCAACGCCTCCTCGCTGAAGCCGATCCGCGGGGCGTCGCCGCGGTGACCCATCAAAAGCTCGCGGACGATGTCGGAAGCGTGCGCGAGGTGGTGAGCCGCATTCTGGCACAATGGGCCGAGGCGGGCCTGATCGAACTTCGTCGAGGCGCGGTCGAGATTGTTGACCGGACCCGCTTGGAGGCCGCCGGGCGGCGGTGA
- a CDS encoding pentapeptide repeat-containing protein yields the protein MRRLALSFMLAVFAAGPAAAEQDLLLGADMSSPAMTKAEMSRADVEAMIQAADGKPIDLHDKALSGLDLSGLNLRGVNLRTARLNKANLRGADLSGANLEQAWLLKADLSGAKLADAKMFGITAREANLSGADLSRSMPIGDFKGANMSSATLVDLKGGANIKNQSMGLMRAVFTSVNLSGANLKGANLGRSRLEYANLKDADLTGVVLMGSDLSGANLTGATVTGADFKNVDVSGARLIDLQGQSEAKDWAERVNIDRAVTQASD from the coding sequence ATGCGCCGCTTAGCCCTCAGCTTCATGCTCGCCGTCTTCGCTGCCGGCCCCGCCGCGGCCGAACAAGATCTGCTGCTCGGAGCCGACATGTCCTCGCCTGCCATGACGAAGGCCGAGATGAGCCGCGCCGACGTAGAGGCGATGATCCAGGCCGCGGACGGTAAGCCCATCGACCTGCACGACAAGGCGCTGTCGGGCCTCGATCTCTCCGGGTTGAATCTCCGGGGCGTCAACTTACGAACTGCGCGCCTGAACAAGGCCAATCTACGCGGCGCCGACCTCAGCGGCGCAAACCTCGAACAGGCATGGCTCCTGAAGGCAGACCTTTCCGGGGCCAAGCTCGCGGACGCGAAAATGTTCGGCATCACTGCGCGGGAGGCCAACCTCAGCGGGGCCGACCTCAGCCGGTCCATGCCCATCGGCGATTTCAAGGGCGCCAACATGAGCAGCGCCACGCTGGTCGATCTCAAGGGCGGAGCCAACATCAAGAATCAGTCCATGGGTCTGATGCGGGCGGTGTTCACCTCGGTGAACCTGTCGGGCGCGAACCTCAAGGGAGCCAACCTCGGCCGGTCACGCCTGGAGTATGCGAATCTTAAGGATGCCGATCTCACTGGCGTGGTGCTGATGGGCTCAGACTTGTCCGGGGCCAATTTGACCGGTGCTACGGTCACGGGCGCGGACTTCAAGAACGTCGATGTCAGCGGCGCTCGTCTCATCGACCTCCAAGGTCAGTCCGAGGCCAAGGACTGGGCGGAGAGGGTGAACATCGACCGTGCCGTCACTCAGGCATCCGATTGA
- a CDS encoding cytochrome c, with amino-acid sequence MTRTTLALTAALALATGAALAAPKSYAVPEPTAELRAPKAGTHAEGFEAAQANCLVCHSVDYIAMQPPGKGAAFWESEVTKMVKVYHAPIDAAQAKAIAAYLADTY; translated from the coding sequence ATGACCCGCACCACCCTCGCCCTGACGGCGGCGCTTGCCCTCGCCACCGGCGCGGCCCTCGCCGCCCCGAAATCCTACGCGGTGCCGGAGCCGACCGCGGAGCTGCGGGCGCCGAAGGCCGGCACGCACGCGGAGGGCTTCGAGGCGGCCCAGGCGAACTGCCTCGTCTGCCATTCGGTGGACTACATCGCGATGCAGCCGCCCGGCAAAGGCGCGGCCTTCTGGGAGTCCGAGGTGACCAAGATGGTCAAGGTCTACCACGCGCCGATCGACGCGGCGCAGGCCAAGGCCATCGCCGCCTACCTCGCCGACACCTACTGA
- a CDS encoding LysR substrate-binding domain-containing protein — protein sequence MTLDQLRIFVAVAERQHVTRAAEALNLVQSAVSAAISALETRHAVKLFHRVGRGIELTEAGGVFLSEARAVLARAQAAEQVLADLSGLRRGTLSIQASQTIASHWLPRHLVAFRAAYPDIVLRLGIGNTAEAAEAVRAGTAELAFVEGPIEDGSLASTPVAEDRLILVIAPDHPLAARARSGRSDLASVSWVLREPGSGTRSAFEAAIVALGIAPDALTVALELPSNEAVLAAVVAGAGASVLSEAVVGPSLRTGALVAVPFALPTRTFRVLRHKERYRSRAADALLDLIRAAP from the coding sequence ATGACCCTCGACCAGTTGCGCATCTTCGTGGCGGTTGCCGAGCGCCAGCACGTCACGCGGGCGGCCGAGGCGCTGAACCTCGTCCAGTCGGCGGTCAGCGCCGCCATCAGCGCACTGGAGACTCGGCACGCCGTCAAGTTGTTCCACCGGGTCGGCCGGGGCATCGAACTGACCGAAGCGGGCGGCGTCTTTCTCAGCGAGGCTCGCGCGGTGCTCGCCCGCGCCCAGGCGGCCGAACAGGTGCTCGCGGACCTCAGCGGCTTGCGGCGCGGCACGCTGTCCATCCAGGCGAGCCAGACCATCGCCAGCCACTGGCTCCCCCGGCACCTCGTCGCCTTTCGGGCGGCCTATCCCGACATCGTCCTGCGGCTCGGCATCGGCAACACCGCCGAAGCCGCCGAGGCGGTCCGAGCCGGAACGGCGGAACTCGCCTTCGTGGAGGGCCCGATCGAGGACGGCAGCCTCGCGAGCACTCCGGTCGCCGAGGACCGGCTGATCCTCGTCATCGCGCCTGATCACCCGTTGGCCGCACGCGCGCGGTCGGGACGATCCGACCTCGCTTCAGTCTCCTGGGTGCTGCGCGAACCCGGATCGGGCACGCGCTCCGCCTTCGAGGCGGCGATCGTCGCGCTGGGCATCGCACCGGACGCACTCACGGTTGCCCTCGAACTGCCGTCGAACGAGGCTGTCCTCGCCGCCGTCGTGGCGGGGGCCGGGGCGAGCGTTCTATCCGAAGCGGTGGTCGGACCCTCTCTGCGAACCGGAGCGCTCGTCGCCGTGCCCTTCGCTCTGCCGACGCGAACCTTCCGGGTCCTGCGCCACAAGGAGCGCTACCGCAGTCGCGCCGCCGACGCCTTGCTCGACCTGATCCGTGCCGCCCCCTGA
- a CDS encoding GcrA family cell cycle regulator produces MSELWLGRQMPAVEIAGAIAAEFGIPASKSAVIGIAFRAGLSFQGRLAASPIRPRRVGPPAPRVRKPRPARPRAEAAPKPPKPAPIPKRVPPGPVGIPESLQVSIVEIREGQCKYMAGDPRDPLSSCCGHPTASGSPWCPGHRAVCTTPSTGRIGGFMPSFRRAA; encoded by the coding sequence GTGTCCGAGCTGTGGCTCGGCCGTCAGATGCCCGCCGTCGAGATCGCCGGCGCCATCGCCGCCGAGTTCGGGATACCCGCCTCGAAGAGTGCCGTGATCGGGATCGCGTTCAGGGCTGGCCTGTCTTTCCAGGGCCGCCTCGCCGCGTCGCCGATCCGCCCCCGCCGCGTCGGACCGCCCGCGCCCCGGGTCCGCAAGCCACGACCGGCTCGCCCGCGCGCCGAGGCTGCCCCCAAGCCGCCGAAGCCCGCCCCGATCCCGAAAAGGGTGCCCCCCGGACCGGTCGGAATTCCCGAGTCCCTGCAGGTCTCGATCGTCGAGATCCGGGAAGGCCAGTGCAAGTATATGGCCGGCGATCCGCGCGATCCGTTGTCTTCGTGCTGTGGGCATCCGACCGCGTCAGGCTCGCCGTGGTGCCCCGGGCATCGCGCTGTCTGCACCACGCCGTCGACCGGGCGGATCGGTGGCTTCATGCCCTCGTTCAGGAGGGCGGCATGA
- a CDS encoding YeiH family protein — MPAAAFLRSRALALSSILPGLSLCLAVTGAALGLEMVEKHIFGRAWLEALVLSIVLGTAVRTAWNPGRRFARGIAFGAKTVLEIAVVLLGASLSLGTLLAAGPGLLVGIAVVVALAIAASYGIGRVLGLTPRLAILVACGNSICGNSAIAAAAPVIDADGEDVASSIAFTAVLGVLVVLGLPLLVPLLGLSPMQYGVLAGLTVYAVPQVLAATAPVAALSVQVGTLVKLVRVLMLGPVVLALSLGISWLRAGTGVTVPHRTAGERPASGRMPLHRLVPWFILAFLALTGLRSAELVPEAALHPMAAAANALTIVSMAALGLGVDVRSVAKAGPRVTLAVVASLAALTAVSLGLIRLLGIA, encoded by the coding sequence ATGCCCGCAGCAGCCTTTCTCCGATCACGCGCGCTTGCTCTGTCTTCCATCCTGCCCGGCCTGAGCCTTTGCCTCGCGGTGACGGGCGCCGCCCTCGGGCTGGAGATGGTCGAGAAGCATATCTTCGGCCGTGCGTGGCTGGAGGCTCTGGTCCTCTCCATCGTGCTGGGCACGGCCGTCCGCACGGCCTGGAACCCTGGTCGGCGCTTCGCTCGCGGTATCGCGTTCGGCGCCAAGACCGTCCTGGAAATCGCCGTCGTCCTGCTCGGCGCCTCGCTCAGCCTCGGGACGCTGCTCGCGGCCGGGCCGGGGCTCCTCGTCGGCATCGCGGTGGTGGTGGCCCTCGCCATTGCGGCGAGCTACGGCATCGGCCGAGTTCTCGGGTTGACCCCGCGCCTGGCCATCCTCGTCGCCTGCGGCAACTCGATCTGTGGAAACTCGGCGATCGCGGCGGCGGCCCCGGTGATCGACGCGGACGGCGAGGACGTCGCCTCTTCCATCGCCTTCACCGCCGTGCTCGGCGTTCTCGTCGTTCTCGGGTTGCCGCTGCTCGTGCCGCTGCTCGGACTCTCACCGATGCAGTACGGTGTGCTCGCGGGGCTCACGGTCTACGCCGTGCCGCAGGTTCTCGCCGCAACCGCCCCGGTGGCCGCCCTCAGCGTCCAAGTCGGCACCCTGGTCAAGCTGGTCCGCGTGCTGATGCTTGGGCCAGTGGTCCTGGCTCTCTCGCTCGGGATTAGCTGGCTGCGCGCGGGGACGGGCGTGACCGTACCGCACCGCACGGCCGGCGAGCGCCCCGCCTCGGGCCGGATGCCGCTGCACCGGCTGGTGCCGTGGTTCATCCTCGCCTTCCTGGCCTTGACGGGTCTTCGCTCCGCGGAGCTCGTTCCCGAAGCGGCTTTGCACCCCATGGCCGCGGCGGCGAACGCGCTGACCATCGTGTCGATGGCGGCCCTCGGCCTCGGCGTCGACGTGCGCAGCGTCGCCAAGGCGGGACCACGCGTCACCCTGGCGGTAGTCGCTTCGCTCGCCGCCCTGACGGCCGTGAGCCTCGGGCTGATCCGCCTGCTCGGCATCGCCTGA